A genomic segment from Rubrobacter tropicus encodes:
- a CDS encoding MBL fold metallo-hydrolase, whose product MRLSVLSSGSSGNAAYVECGEGGLLVDAGLSRRRLEKLLARVGRTLHDVDAVLLTHDHSDHTCGAPALSRDFGVPVFAASEVRTGSKLGPMTVAPVGPGEPFEVGGMTVTFFDVPHDSTTCGVRISGDGRDLAVATDLGEVGPETLGWLRGAEAVVLEANHDPEWLARGPYSAHLKRRISSPNGHLSNRQSAQAALALAPHGLKDLVLAHLSKTNNSPARACGTVHGALREGGYGGVRVRAAIANHPTPWIEVGAPIEIPEYTYRYARGDGAGRLFGFE is encoded by the coding sequence TTGCGGTTGAGCGTCCTTTCCAGCGGTAGCTCCGGCAACGCCGCGTACGTCGAATGCGGAGAGGGCGGCCTGCTGGTCGATGCCGGCCTCTCGCGGCGGCGCCTGGAGAAACTTCTCGCCCGCGTCGGCAGGACGCTCCACGACGTGGACGCCGTCCTGCTCACGCACGACCATTCGGACCACACCTGCGGCGCGCCGGCGCTTTCGAGGGACTTCGGCGTTCCAGTCTTCGCGGCCTCTGAAGTACGGACGGGTTCGAAACTGGGTCCCATGACCGTCGCGCCGGTCGGACCCGGAGAGCCGTTCGAGGTCGGCGGGATGACGGTCACCTTCTTCGACGTGCCGCACGACTCGACCACCTGTGGCGTCCGTATCTCCGGCGACGGCCGCGACCTCGCCGTGGCGACGGATCTCGGCGAGGTCGGGCCGGAGACGCTCGGCTGGCTGCGAGGGGCAGAAGCCGTCGTCCTCGAAGCGAACCACGACCCCGAGTGGCTCGCGCGGGGTCCGTACTCGGCGCACCTGAAGCGCAGGATCTCCTCCCCCAACGGGCACCTCTCCAACCGCCAGTCGGCCCAGGCCGCCCTGGCGCTCGCCCCGCACGGGCTAAAAGACCTGGTCCTCGCGCACCTGTCGAAGACGAACAACTCCCCGGCCAGGGCGTGCGGGACCGTACACGGCGCACTCAGGGAGGGGGGCTACGGCGGCGTGCGGGTGCGGGCCGCCATCGCGAACCACCCGACGCCCTGGATCGAGGTAGGAGCACCGATCGAGATCCCCGAGTACACCTACCGCTACGCGCGCGGAGATGGCGCCGGCCGGCTCTTCGGCTTCGAGTGA
- a CDS encoding class D sortase, with the protein MEKAASGETGAKGTTETAASKPSESTRFVHSATQENSKGDYTYLDDPALNGDPNAVVFATPTGARGGGEEYGHNIGVWFEPGARKWAIFNQDLAPVPGGATFQVVIPPEPERFVHRSTPDNTSESGTYLDDPLVNGKPDARLSVTQNWNPGGGGGVYNDREVGFRYDKEREAWEIYNEDGSAIPEGASFNVGVLKVASAVNVETAGADGVEAPEYRDFYSEGDPKPPKLISSDSSAGAIPVVTPFNFGRNPGGPKDKTLSIDIPKIGLEGVPAFDTVSEEKLRDGTVHIPASGYPWQDGANVFIAGHRIGYPGTPSDYVFFRLDELEEGDEIRLTDAAGREFLYRVTKRTVVGPNDVGVMNAVEGKSLVTLQTCTLPDYEDRLIVQGELVESQT; encoded by the coding sequence ATCGAGAAGGCGGCAAGCGGCGAGACCGGGGCCAAGGGGACGACCGAGACCGCGGCCTCGAAGCCTTCGGAGAGCACGAGGTTCGTACACAGCGCCACGCAAGAGAACAGCAAGGGCGACTACACGTACCTGGACGATCCGGCCCTCAACGGCGACCCGAACGCCGTCGTCTTCGCCACGCCGACCGGGGCCCGCGGGGGTGGGGAAGAGTACGGTCATAACATCGGCGTGTGGTTCGAGCCCGGAGCCCGGAAGTGGGCGATCTTCAACCAGGACCTGGCGCCGGTGCCCGGCGGGGCGACGTTCCAGGTGGTCATCCCGCCCGAGCCCGAGCGTTTCGTCCACCGCTCCACGCCCGACAACACCTCGGAGAGCGGAACCTACCTCGATGACCCCCTCGTGAACGGCAAACCGGACGCGAGGCTCTCCGTCACCCAGAACTGGAACCCCGGCGGCGGGGGAGGCGTCTACAACGATAGGGAAGTGGGCTTCCGCTACGACAAGGAGCGCGAAGCGTGGGAGATCTACAACGAAGATGGCTCGGCGATACCCGAGGGCGCGTCCTTCAACGTGGGCGTCTTGAAGGTCGCTTCGGCGGTGAACGTGGAGACGGCCGGTGCAGACGGCGTCGAGGCGCCCGAATACAGGGACTTCTACTCCGAGGGAGACCCGAAGCCGCCGAAGCTGATCTCGTCCGACTCATCCGCAGGCGCCATCCCCGTGGTTACGCCGTTCAACTTCGGACGGAACCCCGGAGGGCCGAAGGACAAGACCCTCTCCATCGACATCCCGAAGATAGGGTTGGAGGGCGTGCCCGCCTTCGACACCGTCTCCGAGGAGAAGCTCAGGGACGGGACCGTGCACATACCTGCCTCGGGGTATCCCTGGCAGGACGGGGCGAACGTGTTCATCGCGGGGCACCGAATCGGGTACCCGGGGACCCCTTCGGATTACGTCTTCTTCCGGCTGGACGAGTTGGAGGAGGGGGACGAGATCCGGCTGACCGACGCCGCAGGCAGGGAGTTCCTCTACCGCGTGACGAAGCGAACGGTAGTCGGCCCGAACGACGTCGGGGTGATGAACGCCGTAGAAGGCAAATCTCTCGTAACGCTTCAGACCTGCACCCTGCCGGACTACGAAGACCGCCTGATAGTGCAGGGCGAGCTGGTAGAGTCGCAGACCTGA
- a CDS encoding ferritin-like domain-containing protein, translated as MQKHTVKVPGAEEFASRPKSRRDFFKTLAAAGAGAAGGSLLLSRTASAQDYSSASASASASASASASASAGGGGDVEIFNFALTLEYLEAEYYGLALDAGVLSGDALAVVEALYDHEVQHVDAIIAALEERGATPVAKPEFVFPDESLVSQAAVLETAATLEPVGVGAYLGAAPLIQEGELLAAAGSIAGVEGEHVVAVTNLISGLPAAVEAFPAALTMDEVLAAVSPFIMGGMMETGGEEYRDRNSFGRV; from the coding sequence ATGCAGAAGCATACTGTAAAGGTGCCGGGCGCGGAGGAGTTCGCGTCGCGGCCCAAGAGCCGGAGGGACTTCTTCAAGACCCTCGCGGCGGCCGGCGCGGGCGCGGCGGGTGGCTCGTTGCTCCTTTCGCGCACAGCGTCAGCCCAGGACTACTCTAGCGCCAGCGCTTCCGCGAGCGCCAGCGCTTCGGCGAGCGCCAGCGCTTCCGCCGGCGGCGGTGGCGACGTGGAGATCTTCAACTTCGCCCTCACGCTTGAGTACCTGGAGGCCGAGTACTACGGCCTGGCGCTGGACGCCGGCGTGCTCTCCGGCGACGCTTTGGCCGTCGTCGAGGCGCTCTACGACCACGAGGTTCAGCACGTCGACGCCATAATCGCCGCGCTGGAGGAGCGGGGGGCCACCCCGGTCGCGAAGCCGGAGTTCGTCTTCCCGGACGAGTCGCTCGTCAGCCAGGCCGCCGTTCTGGAGACGGCCGCCACGCTGGAGCCCGTCGGCGTCGGCGCCTACCTTGGCGCCGCCCCGCTGATCCAGGAGGGTGAGCTGCTGGCCGCCGCCGGCAGCATCGCGGGCGTCGAGGGCGAGCACGTGGTCGCCGTGACCAACCTCATAAGCGGTCTTCCGGCCGCCGTCGAGGCGTTCCCGGCCGCGCTCACCATGGACGAGGTCCTCGCGGCCGTCTCCCCGTTCATAATGGGCGGCATGATGGAGACCGGCGGCGAAGAGTACCGTGACAGGAACAGCTTCGGCCGGGTCTAA
- a CDS encoding ferritin-like domain-containing protein, protein MSEVESRGLIALDRETSRRNFLKTAAWAGAALSAAGIGGFGVAVRQAQATHEGYVPLGDAGILQFAYQLELLEGNFYAIGADSGLFVDTFLDQIAVIRDHEFAHAEAIAATLGDLGAEVPAEPAFTFPEDATADAATFLGYAATLEPVGIGAYQSAAVALESKDILAAAISIHNAECQHRCAINIMNLVVPPNDVAFEEALPLAAVQDAVAPFGI, encoded by the coding sequence ATGAGTGAAGTAGAGAGTCGCGGCCTGATCGCCCTTGATCGGGAGACATCGCGGCGTAACTTCTTGAAGACCGCGGCGTGGGCGGGTGCCGCGCTGTCGGCGGCCGGGATCGGCGGCTTCGGTGTCGCCGTGCGGCAGGCTCAGGCCACGCACGAGGGCTACGTGCCCCTGGGGGACGCGGGGATTCTGCAGTTCGCCTACCAGCTAGAGCTCTTGGAGGGCAACTTCTACGCGATAGGCGCCGACTCGGGCCTGTTCGTGGACACCTTCCTCGACCAGATCGCGGTCATCAGGGACCACGAGTTCGCCCACGCGGAGGCCATAGCGGCTACCCTCGGCGACCTCGGTGCCGAGGTGCCAGCCGAGCCCGCCTTCACGTTCCCGGAGGACGCCACCGCCGATGCGGCCACGTTCCTGGGCTACGCGGCGACGCTCGAGCCTGTGGGAATCGGGGCATACCAGTCGGCCGCCGTCGCGCTCGAGAGCAAGGACATACTTGCCGCGGCGATCTCCATCCACAACGCCGAGTGCCAGCACCGCTGCGCTATCAACATAATGAACCTGGTCGTGCCGCCGAACGACGTCGCCTTCGAAGAGGCGCTGCCTCTGGCCGCCGTTCAGGACGCCGTGGCACCGTTCGGGATTTAA
- a CDS encoding RNA polymerase sigma factor: MANQNRQYTVLADEDLMSLLEDGDAGAFAALYDRHSRAAYSLSYRMMGDRQAAEDLTQDAFLKVWRSAGGYRSERGSVRTWILSIVHNRGIDQLRSLASRRRTQDRVEQSAPRSQPSEAFAETWRNRQREQIREALDTLPAEQLKILELAYFSGYTHVEISNLLDIPLGTVKGRMRLGLKKIRDYFGQKDMAVPR, translated from the coding sequence GTGGCGAACCAGAACAGGCAGTACACGGTCCTCGCGGACGAGGACCTCATGTCGCTCCTCGAAGACGGGGACGCGGGCGCGTTTGCCGCGCTCTACGACCGCCACAGCCGGGCGGCCTACTCCCTCTCTTACAGGATGATGGGCGACAGGCAGGCGGCAGAGGACCTGACGCAGGACGCCTTTCTCAAGGTGTGGCGGTCTGCGGGCGGTTACAGGTCCGAGCGCGGGAGCGTGCGGACCTGGATCCTCTCCATCGTCCACAACCGCGGCATAGACCAGCTGCGCTCTCTGGCGAGCCGCCGCAGGACCCAGGATAGGGTGGAGCAGTCAGCCCCGAGGTCCCAGCCGAGCGAGGCCTTCGCCGAGACCTGGCGCAATCGCCAGCGCGAGCAGATCCGGGAGGCTCTCGACACGCTCCCGGCCGAACAACTAAAGATCCTGGAGCTGGCGTACTTCTCCGGCTACACGCACGTGGAGATCTCCAACCTCCTGGACATACCGCTCGGAACGGTCAAGGGCCGGATGCGCCTGGGGCTGAAGAAGATAAGGGACTACTTCGGACAGAAAGACATGGCGGTGCCCAGGTGA
- a CDS encoding anti-sigma factor has product MPEGRTGQVWVIHDEVPEPGGLLEPSGNMAATAITAPLEGADAIAVTVEPAGGSDEPTTDPVLIKEL; this is encoded by the coding sequence ATGCCCGAAGGCCGGACGGGACAGGTCTGGGTAATCCACGACGAGGTGCCGGAGCCGGGCGGCCTGCTCGAGCCGTCGGGCAACATGGCGGCGACCGCCATCACGGCCCCCCTCGAAGGTGCCGACGCCATCGCGGTAACCGTCGAGCCCGCCGGCGGCTCCGACGAGCCGACCACGGACCCGGTTCTGATCAAAGAACTGTAA
- a CDS encoding dodecin family protein, which yields MSVARITELSATSQTSFEDAIQQAISRATSTLRGVEGAWIKDQNVLIQDGNITGYKVNLEVTFVLEDGS from the coding sequence ATGTCCGTAGCACGCATAACCGAGCTAAGCGCGACCTCGCAGACCAGCTTTGAGGACGCCATCCAGCAGGCCATCAGCCGCGCCACTTCGACGCTTCGCGGTGTCGAGGGGGCCTGGATCAAGGACCAGAACGTTCTTATCCAGGACGGCAACATAACCGGCTACAAGGTGAACCTCGAGGTCACCTTCGTTCTGGAGGATGGCTCCTAA
- a CDS encoding AbrB family transcriptional regulator produces the protein MGLGFSAEFFGTLVQLAGVALIVNAAQMLVWALAAYILVRAFRFDPDTATFAAAPGGMGTLLSITGETDADLVSVAFTHLFRLSATIVVVPLLVATMLA, from the coding sequence ATAGGCCTCGGGTTCTCCGCCGAGTTCTTCGGCACGCTCGTCCAGCTCGCGGGCGTGGCCCTGATCGTGAACGCCGCGCAGATGCTCGTCTGGGCGTTGGCCGCGTACATCCTGGTCAGGGCCTTCCGATTCGACCCCGATACCGCCACCTTCGCGGCGGCCCCGGGCGGCATGGGCACGCTGCTCTCCATAACCGGCGAAACGGACGCGGACCTCGTCAGTGTGGCTTTTACGCACCTCTTCCGCCTCAGCGCGACCATCGTGGTCGTACCGCTCCTGGTCGCGACGATGTTGGCATAG
- a CDS encoding homocysteine S-methyltransferase family protein: MGDFERAVRRGALMLTDGGIETRVMFETGIQLPPHVQVAALVDDPAGGPVLRRIFEGYVDAARSCGLPVIIGTPTFRASLNFARRAGLGGAEAVRRLNRDAAAMHRGIRADSKYRPVFVAGVIGPSGDAYRPEESLSAAEAREYHGLQADELARAGVDFLYAPTFPEVEEALGAGQAMGDTGLPYVVSFVLERDGRVLDGTPLHSAIERIDAAASPAPLFYSISCVHPSIAAGALREEAVFSDLVSRRLNEFKANASPLSTQELVRLDHPEGDDPESFADGMWEIHEEFGLRVLGGCCGTDDRHMRALALRMASAR; the protein is encoded by the coding sequence ATGGGCGATTTCGAGAGGGCGGTTCGGAGAGGCGCCCTGATGCTGACCGACGGTGGGATCGAGACGCGCGTGATGTTCGAGACCGGCATCCAGCTGCCTCCGCACGTCCAGGTGGCCGCCCTCGTCGACGACCCGGCCGGCGGCCCGGTGCTGCGCCGGATCTTCGAGGGCTACGTCGACGCCGCCCGCTCTTGCGGCCTGCCCGTCATCATCGGCACCCCGACTTTCAGGGCAAGCCTCAACTTCGCGCGCCGGGCCGGCCTCGGCGGCGCCGAGGCGGTCCGCCGCCTCAACCGCGACGCCGCCGCGATGCACCGTGGGATCCGGGCCGACTCGAAATACCGGCCCGTATTCGTCGCCGGGGTGATAGGTCCGAGCGGGGATGCCTACCGTCCCGAGGAGTCATTGTCCGCAGCGGAAGCCCGCGAATATCATGGCCTTCAGGCCGACGAGCTGGCCCGCGCCGGCGTGGACTTCCTGTACGCGCCGACCTTCCCCGAGGTCGAGGAGGCCCTCGGCGCCGGCCAGGCGATGGGCGACACGGGGCTGCCTTACGTGGTCAGCTTCGTGCTCGAACGGGACGGAAGAGTGCTCGACGGCACGCCGCTCCACTCGGCCATCGAGCGGATAGACGCGGCGGCTTCGCCGGCGCCGCTCTTCTACTCGATCAGCTGCGTTCACCCTTCCATAGCCGCCGGGGCCTTGCGGGAGGAGGCCGTGTTCTCGGATCTCGTGTCCCGCCGGCTCAACGAGTTCAAGGCAAACGCCTCCCCCCTGAGCACCCAGGAACTCGTCCGACTCGATCACCCCGAAGGCGACGACCCGGAGAGCTTCGCCGACGGGATGTGGGAGATCCACGAAGAATTCGGCCTGCGGGTTCTCGGAGGATGCTGCGGAACCGACGACCGCCACATGCGGGCACTCGCCCTCCGCATGGCGTCCGCGCGCTGA
- the tsaA gene encoding tRNA (N6-threonylcarbamoyladenosine(37)-N6)-methyltransferase TrmO, which produces MSIEFRPIGFVRTDAEEIPRHWSVSDVEGTLVIEDEYSEGLRDVEPGQRIVVIFGFHRSPGFSPRFLRQKSGQDGREMGVFSLCSPIRPNPVGMSVLEVLGVRGANIDVRRLDMLDGTPILDIKPHIEGGRRQSRPRSDAMT; this is translated from the coding sequence ATGAGCATCGAATTCAGGCCCATCGGCTTCGTCCGTACGGATGCAGAAGAGATCCCCCGCCACTGGAGCGTCTCCGACGTGGAGGGGACGCTGGTTATCGAGGACGAGTATTCTGAGGGGCTTCGAGATGTCGAGCCGGGCCAGCGCATAGTCGTGATCTTCGGCTTCCACCGTAGCCCTGGATTCTCTCCCAGGTTTCTCCGGCAGAAGTCCGGCCAGGACGGCAGGGAGATGGGCGTGTTCAGCCTCTGTTCTCCGATCAGGCCCAACCCGGTCGGGATGTCGGTACTGGAGGTGCTCGGGGTCAGGGGCGCGAACATCGACGTCAGGAGGCTCGACATGCTGGACGGCACGCCCATCCTCGACATCAAACCCCACATCGAAGGCGGGCGCCGACAGAGCCGTCCGCGTTCCGACGCAATGACGTGA
- the ggh gene encoding glucosylglycerate hydrolase — translation MRAAASLNLFRKAADVLRLNDMGGWTRAAPQLYPHQWSWDAGFIAVGLAHLDTGRAARELLGLFEHQWKNGKVPHIVFNPHAPAESYFPGPEHWVSAGLFPDAPPAPPYTSALCQPPTQALGAIRIWKTAPRGDRDAAHSFLREIYPKLLRWHRYLATARDPEGSGLVTIYHPWESGTDNSPRWDAPLRAVEVGDLPPYRRRDLGHVDDPSERPTDREYARYIWLVEKIKETRCDEAKIYGSHPFLVKDVLFSAILVAANEALLEICEVLGECVTERDEVSAWIERGRKGLESRLDPGTNLCLDHDVLAGTPIHARTVAGFAPLIAGSLPPKRLAGTMETLYSPDFLGHPALRRALPPSTSPNQPGFHPRSYWRGPVWPVAVWLIWWSLLRAGEHERAEDLRSTALDEFSAGHFAEYYEPFTGEPLGSDDQSWTAAVVLDWLATE, via the coding sequence ATGCGAGCCGCGGCTTCCCTCAACCTGTTCCGGAAAGCCGCAGACGTGTTGCGCCTGAACGACATGGGTGGGTGGACGCGGGCGGCGCCCCAGTTATACCCGCACCAGTGGAGTTGGGACGCCGGATTTATAGCCGTCGGCCTCGCGCACCTGGACACCGGCAGGGCCGCCCGGGAGCTACTCGGGCTCTTCGAGCACCAGTGGAAGAACGGCAAGGTGCCGCACATCGTCTTCAACCCGCACGCCCCGGCGGAGAGTTACTTCCCGGGGCCAGAGCACTGGGTAAGCGCCGGGCTCTTTCCCGACGCGCCGCCCGCGCCCCCTTACACGAGCGCCCTGTGCCAGCCCCCGACCCAGGCCCTCGGGGCGATCAGGATCTGGAAGACCGCCCCGAGGGGGGATAGGGACGCGGCGCACTCTTTTCTGCGCGAGATCTACCCGAAGCTCCTGCGCTGGCACCGTTACCTGGCGACGGCCCGCGACCCGGAAGGCTCGGGCCTCGTCACGATCTACCACCCCTGGGAGAGCGGGACGGACAACTCCCCCCGCTGGGACGCGCCGCTTAGGGCAGTTGAGGTCGGCGACCTTCCGCCGTACAGGCGCAGGGACCTCGGGCACGTGGACGACCCTTCGGAGCGTCCCACGGACCGCGAGTACGCCCGCTACATCTGGCTGGTCGAGAAGATCAAGGAGACCCGCTGCGACGAGGCCAAAATCTACGGTTCCCACCCCTTCCTGGTCAAGGACGTGCTCTTCAGCGCCATCCTCGTCGCCGCCAACGAGGCCCTGCTCGAGATCTGCGAGGTCCTTGGAGAATGCGTAACGGAACGGGACGAGGTTTCGGCCTGGATCGAACGCGGCCGGAAGGGTCTGGAGTCCCGCCTGGACCCCGGGACGAACCTGTGCCTGGACCACGACGTGCTGGCGGGAACGCCGATTCATGCCCGCACGGTGGCGGGCTTCGCCCCCCTGATAGCCGGCTCCCTGCCCCCAAAACGGCTGGCCGGGACGATGGAGACCCTCTACTCGCCCGACTTTCTCGGTCATCCTGCCTTGCGGCGTGCGCTGCCGCCCTCTACCAGCCCCAACCAGCCGGGCTTCCACCCGCGCAGCTACTGGCGGGGGCCCGTGTGGCCCGTCGCTGTGTGGTTGATCTGGTGGTCGCTCCTGCGCGCCGGCGAGCACGAACGGGCCGAGGACCTCAGAAGCACCGCGCTGGACGAGTTCTCCGCCGGCCACTTCGCCGAATACTACGAGCCCTTCACCGGCGAACCCCTCGGCTCCGACGACCAGTCCTGGACCGCCGCCGTCGTGCTGGACTGGCTCGCAACCGAGTAG
- the uvsE gene encoding UV DNA damage repair endonuclease UvsE, which translates to MIRVGYPAQNLTLPATTNRTLRLAGLEDAEKVRALVWENLLGLETIIRWNAERGLRLFRIGQGLIPFASHPAFPYDWAREHGDDLRELGGLARTLGVRLSMHPAQFINPGSPNPQTAERSLEELRYASRVFDLLGSEDAVVVLHLGGAYDDRPAAVSRFVEALRPEPEILRYLALENDERIWTVAEILQASGPLGIPAIVDNLHHRLNPGGLTLGEALDLALPTWEARGSRPKIHLSSQDPKKRPGAHAYSIEPDDWETVVGALDGRETDVMVEAKGKELAALGVAAGQERRTVASEP; encoded by the coding sequence ATGATCCGAGTCGGATACCCGGCCCAGAACCTGACGCTCCCGGCGACCACGAACCGCACGCTGCGGCTGGCCGGCCTCGAGGACGCTGAGAAGGTCCGCGCCCTCGTCTGGGAGAACCTGCTCGGGCTCGAAACCATCATCCGCTGGAACGCGGAGCGGGGCTTGCGGTTGTTCAGGATCGGGCAGGGCCTGATCCCCTTCGCCTCCCACCCGGCCTTCCCCTACGACTGGGCGAGGGAGCACGGCGACGACCTGCGCGAACTCGGCGGCCTCGCCCGCACTCTAGGCGTCCGCCTGAGCATGCACCCGGCCCAGTTCATCAACCCCGGCAGCCCGAACCCCCAGACCGCCGAACGCAGCCTGGAAGAGCTGCGCTACGCCTCCCGGGTCTTCGACCTGCTCGGGAGCGAAGACGCCGTGGTGGTGCTGCACCTCGGCGGCGCGTACGATGACAGGCCAGCGGCCGTCAGCAGGTTCGTCGAGGCGCTGCGGCCGGAGCCGGAGATCCTGCGCTACCTGGCACTCGAGAACGACGAGAGGATCTGGACGGTCGCCGAGATCCTGCAGGCGTCCGGACCTCTCGGTATTCCGGCGATCGTGGACAACCTCCACCACCGCTTGAACCCCGGCGGCCTGACGCTCGGGGAGGCCCTGGACCTCGCGCTGCCAACCTGGGAGGCGAGGGGGTCCAGGCCCAAGATACACCTCTCCAGTCAGGACCCGAAGAAACGCCCCGGAGCCCACGCCTACTCTATCGAACCGGATGACTGGGAGACCGTGGTCGGAGCGTTGGACGGAAGGGAGACGGACGTGATGGTGGAGGCCAAGGGCAAGGAGCTCGCCGCTTTGGGCGTCGCGGCGGGCCAGGAGAGGAGAACCGTTGCATCAGAACCCTGA
- a CDS encoding CoA-binding protein, translating into MHQNPDSDEIRDILSTSRTVAVVGLSDRPYRTSHAIARALQAFGFEIFPVNPHLSGPVLGETPFSKVQEIPERVDIVDVFRRSEEVMPVARDAVAAGARVLWMQSGIVNEEAAAYARQQGLTVVMDRCIKVDYASLVGR; encoded by the coding sequence TTGCATCAGAACCCTGACAGCGATGAGATCCGGGACATCCTGTCCACGTCGAGGACGGTCGCGGTCGTCGGGCTCTCGGACAGGCCCTACCGGACGAGCCACGCAATCGCCCGCGCCCTGCAGGCTTTCGGGTTCGAGATCTTCCCGGTGAACCCCCACCTTTCGGGCCCGGTTCTCGGCGAGACGCCGTTCTCGAAGGTGCAGGAGATCCCGGAGAGGGTGGACATCGTCGACGTGTTCCGCAGGAGCGAGGAGGTAATGCCTGTGGCCAGGGACGCCGTGGCCGCGGGCGCCAGGGTCCTCTGGATGCAATCGGGTATCGTCAACGAAGAGGCCGCCGCCTACGCCCGGCAACAAGGCCTGACGGTCGTCATGGACCGCTGCATAAAGGTGGATTACGCCTCGCTGGTAGGACGTTAG
- a CDS encoding haloacid dehalogenase type II yields MASICVFDVNETLLDLGALDPRFERVFGDAAVRREWFQQVLQSAFVATITGAYSDFGTIGGAALQMTAARRGVKVSEEDQQHILAGMRELPPHPEAPDALDRLRDAGIRLAALTNSTEEVANTQLSNAGLADRFEQILSADTVQRLKPAPEPYRAAAESLGVGVEDVRLVAAHAWDVAGAMRAGCAAAFVARPGMVLDPLAPAPEVVGSDLNEVASLIIAADA; encoded by the coding sequence ATGGCCAGTATCTGCGTTTTTGACGTCAACGAGACGCTGCTAGACCTCGGGGCGCTAGACCCGCGCTTCGAGCGGGTCTTCGGCGACGCCGCGGTCCGGCGGGAGTGGTTCCAGCAGGTACTCCAGTCGGCATTCGTCGCGACGATAACGGGGGCGTACTCGGACTTTGGAACCATCGGCGGCGCCGCGCTCCAGATGACGGCCGCGCGGCGCGGAGTGAAGGTTTCGGAGGAGGACCAACAACACATCCTCGCCGGCATGCGCGAGCTGCCGCCCCACCCCGAGGCGCCAGACGCGCTCGACCGCCTGCGCGACGCCGGCATCAGGCTCGCCGCGCTCACCAACTCGACGGAGGAGGTCGCGAACACCCAGCTCTCCAACGCCGGCCTCGCCGACCGCTTCGAGCAGATACTCTCCGCCGACACCGTACAGCGCCTGAAACCCGCGCCCGAACCCTACCGCGCCGCCGCAGAGAGCCTGGGCGTCGGCGTGGAGGACGTCAGACTAGTCGCGGCCCACGCCTGGGACGTGGCCGGCGCCATGAGGGCCGGCTGCGCCGCCGCCTTCGTCGCCAGGCCCGGCATGGTGCTCGACCCGCTCGCCCCGGCGCCAGAGGTCGTGGGATCCGACCTGAACGAGGTCGCCTCCCTCATTATCGCGGCCGACGCGTAA
- a CDS encoding gamma-glutamylcyclotransferase family protein: MDCPPFDMFFYGTLMRGQRNHAYCHGALRARNATVRGSLYDLPEGYPALVVLEEDVLAVGTANPIRDASEARFRTRPDGIPALEQPTVSGELYTFDDAGERLRALDRLEGFVPGDPTSPYERVLIPAHAEDGTLTFAWSYVVRHPTGRHLPGGHWPA, from the coding sequence ATGGATTGCCCCCCTTTCGATATGTTCTTCTACGGCACGCTCATGCGCGGACAACGCAACCACGCTTACTGCCACGGCGCCTTGCGGGCGCGAAACGCGACCGTGCGGGGCTCCCTCTACGACCTGCCCGAGGGATACCCTGCCCTGGTGGTGCTCGAAGAAGACGTCCTGGCCGTCGGAACCGCAAACCCCATACGCGATGCCAGTGAGGCCCGCTTCAGGACGCGGCCGGACGGCATACCGGCCCTCGAACAACCCACCGTCTCCGGGGAGCTGTACACCTTCGACGACGCGGGGGAGCGTCTACGGGCCCTCGACCGGCTAGAAGGGTTCGTGCCGGGGGACCCCACCAGCCCCTACGAACGCGTCCTCATACCCGCCCATGCGGAAGACGGGACGCTCACCTTCGCATGGTCTTACGTCGTGCGGCATCCGACCGGCAGGCACCTACCCGGGGGCCACTGGCCCGCCTGA